In the Anaerosporomusa subterranea genome, one interval contains:
- a CDS encoding DUF2892 domain-containing protein produces MELDFEKNLGDTDRVIRIIIGALLIWPAIFHYISGGWATLAWVLGISQFIEAALSY; encoded by the coding sequence TTGGAGCTTGATTTCGAGAAAAACCTCGGTGATACAGACAGGGTCATTCGAATCATTATTGGAGCGTTATTGATTTGGCCAGCGATTTTTCACTATATATCCGGAGGATGGGCAACGTTAGCATGGGTGCTTGGAATATCTCAATTCATTGAAGCAGCCCTCTCCTACTGA
- a CDS encoding C40 family peptidase, whose translation MRFRVILITAYACVVFFIAIGIMLYGFLMPGKGQPKGDIVTLAKQYLGVPYRYGGSTPAGFDCSGYMLFLFHQFGKELPRTADQQATVGSHVDIDSLRPGNIVFFATTGEPDISHTGLYIGDHKFIHASSTAKKVIISNLAEPYWRNCFQGARQIFP comes from the coding sequence TTGCGCTTTCGAGTTATCCTTATAACCGCTTACGCTTGTGTCGTCTTTTTCATCGCTATAGGCATAATGCTCTACGGTTTTCTCATGCCTGGCAAAGGACAGCCTAAAGGCGATATTGTCACCTTGGCCAAACAATATCTCGGTGTACCGTACCGCTATGGAGGTTCCACTCCAGCCGGCTTTGACTGCTCCGGGTATATGTTGTTTTTGTTTCACCAGTTTGGCAAAGAGCTGCCGCGCACAGCCGACCAGCAGGCAACCGTCGGTAGTCACGTGGATATCGACAGCTTGCGGCCAGGCAACATAGTCTTTTTCGCCACGACCGGCGAGCCGGACATCTCCCACACCGGTCTGTATATCGGCGACCACAAGTTTATTCATGCGTCTTCCACTGCGAAAAAAGTCATCATCAGCAATCTAGCTGAACCCTATTGGCGAAATTGTTTTCAAGGCGCCCGGCAAATATTCCCATAG
- a CDS encoding YmaF family protein, translating into MPEGRPLKQPKKDPHDEEIHLEHVHIFQTLADVADDHQHLITGISGTPIAKGRSHVHRLCVITSYDPKEGCVHPHWHNVDIMTGPAVEVGCCDEHTHPFQGNTSEVLCHCHEFCSVTDSSVEYDMDCEEEEIEPDCTCKPCKWQRPYVE; encoded by the coding sequence ATGCCAGAAGGCCGCCCACTTAAGCAGCCTAAGAAAGATCCTCATGATGAGGAAATCCATCTGGAGCATGTCCACATTTTTCAAACGTTAGCAGATGTAGCCGATGATCATCAACATCTAATTACCGGAATAAGCGGGACTCCTATAGCTAAAGGAAGATCCCATGTGCATCGTCTCTGTGTCATAACATCTTATGACCCTAAAGAAGGTTGTGTTCACCCTCACTGGCATAACGTTGACATCATGACGGGCCCAGCAGTTGAAGTAGGCTGCTGCGATGAGCACACTCACCCATTTCAAGGTAATACTAGCGAAGTTTTATGTCATTGCCACGAATTCTGCAGTGTAACCGACTCTTCTGTTGAATATGATATGGATTGCGAAGAAGAAGAGATAGAGCCCGATTGTACATGCAAACCGTGTAAATGGCAGCGACCATACGTTGAGTAA
- the thrB gene encoding homoserine kinase, whose translation MKKTVIVRVPATTANCGPGFDAVGIACTLYNHLELTINESGNIQITNIGEGSDLLPTDATNITYQAVQSVFAKVGYTCPGLSLTMTNTIPLARGLGSSAAAIVAGLFAANEILGSPLTQEELLDMATAVEGHPDNVAPALYGGIAISAMNNAKVETLRLLPPRPLSLVVAVPAFALATKTARRVLPKQVSLADAVFNVSRTALMVGALATGNYTYLSTGLEDKLHQPYRQSLIPGMPDVLAAAKTAGAFGAALSGAGPCLIAFTETQADAIGQAMVEAFAHHQVEAKYLTLSIDTEGAKKLS comes from the coding sequence ATGAAAAAAACTGTCATTGTGAGGGTTCCCGCCACCACCGCAAACTGTGGTCCTGGTTTTGACGCAGTCGGCATCGCCTGCACACTTTACAACCATCTTGAACTAACCATCAACGAGTCTGGCAACATTCAGATCACGAACATAGGGGAGGGCAGCGATTTGCTGCCGACTGATGCAACCAACATTACTTACCAGGCCGTCCAGTCTGTTTTTGCAAAAGTTGGCTACACCTGTCCCGGTCTGTCCTTGACGATGACAAATACCATTCCGCTGGCCCGCGGCCTCGGCTCGAGCGCCGCCGCCATCGTCGCTGGACTATTTGCCGCGAATGAAATCCTCGGTTCACCGCTGACCCAAGAGGAACTTCTTGATATGGCTACAGCCGTTGAAGGCCACCCCGATAACGTCGCGCCAGCTCTCTACGGCGGCATTGCAATCAGCGCAATGAATAACGCAAAGGTCGAAACCCTGCGTTTGCTGCCGCCTCGTCCACTTAGCTTGGTAGTCGCGGTGCCTGCGTTTGCCCTGGCCACTAAGACCGCCCGCCGGGTACTGCCCAAACAGGTCAGTCTGGCTGACGCAGTTTTCAACGTCAGCCGCACGGCTCTCATGGTCGGCGCTTTGGCTACTGGGAATTATACTTATCTATCAACCGGCCTTGAAGACAAATTACACCAACCTTACCGTCAATCTCTTATCCCCGGCATGCCAGACGTTCTGGCTGCCGCCAAAACTGCCGGCGCCTTCGGCGCGGCATTGAGCGGAGCCGGCCCCTGCCTGATCGCCTTCACCGAAACCCAGGCAGATGCCATCGGTCAAGCCATGGTCGAGGCCTTTGCTCATCACCAGGTAGAAGCCAAATACCTAACCCTGTCCATTGATACAGAAGGCGCAAAAAAGTTGTCATAA
- a CDS encoding homoserine dehydrogenase: MNKVIQVGLLGMGTVGTGVLKLLQKNGASIEQRVGAQIVIKKVLVRDLSKSRPLPVDAIMTTVVEDILDDPDIQIVVEVMGGEHPALEYMLKAMQNGKHVVTANKDIVAKYGRELFETAEKNQVDFQFEASVAGGIPIIRPLKQCLAANRIQEVMGIVNGTTNYMLTKMTRDKSDFASVLAEAQAKGYAEADPTADVGGWDAARKIAILASIAFNTRITLDDVYVEGITAISPQDIEYAGELGYCIKLLAIAKETPRGIDVRVHPAFLPLSHPLAPVQDVFNAIFVSGDAVGDTMFYGRGAGEMPTASAVSADIIDVARDICHNVASRILCTCFDEKPVCPVRYTETPYYVRLLVEDRPGALAAIAGAFGAQQVSLHFVIQKRKVGDCAELVLITSRVPDADLRLAINTLRGMSVVREVQNVIRVEAAIE; the protein is encoded by the coding sequence ATGAACAAAGTTATTCAAGTTGGGCTCCTCGGTATGGGGACAGTCGGCACCGGTGTGCTGAAGCTATTGCAAAAAAATGGAGCCAGTATTGAGCAACGAGTTGGCGCCCAGATTGTCATCAAAAAAGTCCTGGTACGCGATCTCAGCAAATCTCGGCCACTTCCAGTTGACGCGATAATGACCACGGTTGTCGAAGATATCCTTGATGATCCGGATATTCAGATTGTCGTTGAGGTCATGGGTGGTGAACATCCTGCTCTCGAGTACATGCTCAAAGCGATGCAAAATGGCAAACATGTAGTTACCGCCAATAAAGATATTGTCGCCAAATACGGTCGTGAACTGTTCGAAACGGCAGAAAAAAACCAGGTCGATTTCCAGTTTGAAGCCAGCGTTGCTGGCGGTATTCCCATTATCCGCCCGCTTAAGCAATGCCTAGCAGCTAACCGCATCCAAGAAGTCATGGGTATCGTCAACGGCACCACAAACTACATGCTCACAAAAATGACCCGTGATAAGTCTGACTTTGCCAGTGTTCTGGCCGAAGCGCAGGCAAAAGGCTATGCCGAAGCCGACCCGACTGCTGATGTCGGCGGTTGGGACGCGGCACGTAAAATTGCCATTCTCGCCTCGATAGCCTTCAATACGCGTATTACGCTTGATGATGTTTATGTCGAAGGCATAACCGCGATCTCGCCGCAAGATATTGAATATGCAGGTGAACTGGGATATTGTATCAAACTGTTGGCTATTGCCAAAGAGACACCTCGCGGCATCGATGTCCGCGTCCATCCCGCTTTTCTGCCCCTTAGCCACCCGTTGGCCCCGGTGCAAGATGTCTTCAACGCCATTTTTGTCAGTGGCGATGCTGTCGGTGATACCATGTTCTATGGACGCGGTGCCGGCGAAATGCCCACCGCCAGCGCGGTATCGGCAGATATCATTGACGTGGCCCGCGATATTTGCCACAACGTGGCAAGCCGTATCCTTTGCACTTGCTTTGACGAAAAACCCGTTTGCCCGGTTCGTTATACTGAGACGCCGTACTATGTCCGTTTGTTGGTCGAAGATCGCCCTGGCGCACTCGCCGCTATCGCTGGCGCCTTTGGAGCACAACAGGTTAGCTTGCACTTTGTCATCCAGAAACGCAAAGTGGGAGATTGCGCTGAACTCGTGCTGATCACTTCTCGTGTCCCGGACGCGGACTTGCGATTGGCAATCAATACACTACGAGGCATGAGCGTTGTCCGCGAAGTGCAAAATGTCATTCGCGTCGAAGCCGCCATTGAATAG